One segment of Nostoc flagelliforme CCNUN1 DNA contains the following:
- a CDS encoding CPBP family glutamic-type intramembrane protease, with amino-acid sequence MTLKRLVLIFILTPIAVLLAVSALFSSWQEPQFQSRLELYQTNIALQAQAWQSEDSSDDNLKAVQEAILGEQPLESATKQYQEARQSVEANLDKVNNKLAQLQKLLAELDLRLGILQAQQGQTDTALKTWSELQQRSDINPEFGETAAVLSGLWSNPPRLLQNSQERIQKNLEGWFRSTALVQLYQLQQRQDALSVVKAAQQESAAQAVIKLAVIGTIPTLAALTGLILLIFLFAQLLLKGKASLLAQSADVPWSTPWDGETILQVFIVGFFFMGQIFVPLLLSLLPIPRPVGDVRLQAFYVLVSYFLVASGALLVLYFSLKRFFPLPEFWFRFRFQDNWFLWGLGGYCAALPIVVVVSLINQQLWQGQGGSNPLLQLALESQDGVALGIFFSTAAIAAPFFEEILFRGFLLPSLTRYLPVWGAILISSLLFAIAHLSLSEILPLTALGIVLGVVYTRSRNLLAPMLLHSLWNSGTLLSLFVLGSN; translated from the coding sequence ATGACACTCAAGCGATTAGTTTTAATTTTTATACTGACGCCGATAGCAGTTCTGTTGGCAGTTTCGGCTTTATTCAGTAGTTGGCAAGAACCTCAGTTCCAAAGTCGCCTAGAACTATACCAAACCAATATTGCTCTACAAGCCCAAGCTTGGCAATCAGAAGATAGCAGCGATGACAATCTCAAAGCGGTTCAGGAAGCAATACTTGGTGAGCAACCCCTGGAAAGCGCCACAAAGCAGTATCAAGAGGCGCGTCAATCAGTTGAAGCTAATTTAGACAAAGTTAATAACAAACTTGCACAATTACAAAAATTACTGGCTGAATTAGACTTGCGCCTGGGAATTTTACAAGCACAGCAAGGACAGACGGATACAGCTCTCAAAACTTGGAGCGAATTACAACAACGCTCAGATATCAATCCAGAATTTGGAGAAACCGCAGCTGTATTAAGTGGACTGTGGAGCAATCCTCCCCGTCTGCTCCAAAATTCTCAAGAACGGATTCAAAAGAATTTAGAAGGTTGGTTTCGCTCTACTGCTTTGGTTCAGCTATACCAACTCCAGCAACGACAAGACGCTTTATCAGTAGTTAAAGCTGCACAGCAAGAATCTGCTGCTCAAGCGGTGATCAAATTAGCAGTTATTGGCACTATCCCTACCTTGGCAGCTTTAACTGGTCTAATACTGCTGATTTTCTTATTTGCTCAACTCTTGTTGAAAGGAAAAGCCTCGTTACTAGCTCAAAGTGCTGATGTCCCTTGGTCAACACCTTGGGATGGTGAAACGATTTTGCAGGTTTTTATCGTCGGCTTTTTCTTCATGGGGCAAATTTTTGTCCCTTTATTGCTATCGCTGCTCCCCATCCCTCGTCCTGTGGGTGATGTGCGACTTCAGGCTTTTTATGTTTTAGTTAGTTACTTTCTAGTAGCATCGGGTGCGCTGTTAGTGCTGTATTTTTCTCTCAAGCGCTTTTTTCCATTACCAGAATTTTGGTTTCGCTTCCGTTTTCAAGATAATTGGTTCTTGTGGGGACTGGGAGGCTATTGCGCGGCTTTACCTATAGTTGTGGTGGTATCTTTAATCAATCAACAGCTATGGCAAGGACAGGGTGGTAGTAACCCTCTGTTGCAATTAGCGCTGGAAAGCCAAGATGGTGTAGCACTTGGCATATTTTTCTCCACAGCTGCGATCGCAGCTCCATTTTTTGAAGAAATTCTATTTCGCGGCTTTTTGTTACCCTCTCTGACTCGCTACTTACCTGTGTGGGGAGCGATTCTGATCAGTAGCTTGTTGTTTGCGATCGCTCACCTCAGCTTGTCGGAAATTCTTCCCCTCACTGCATTGGGGATTGTCTTAGGGGTTGTTTACACGCGATCGCGCAACCTCCTTGCTCCTATGCTTCTCCACAGCCTTTGGAATAGTGGCACATTATTAAGTCTATTTGTTTTAGGTAGTAATTAG
- the sufC gene encoding Fe-S cluster assembly ATPase SufC, whose protein sequence is MIIENSEVVLSVRNLTANVDGTPILKGVNLEVRSGEIHAIMGPNGSGKSTFSKVLAGHPAYEVTGGEVIFQGQNLLELEPEERARSGVFLAFQYPLEIPGVSNLDFLRVAYNSRRKAQGLEEIDAFDFDDLIEEKLDVVKMNASFLSRSLNEGFSGGEKKRNEILQMALLEPKLGILDETDSGLDIDALRIVANGVNQLASPENSTILITHYQRLLDYIVPDFVHVMAQGQIITSGGKELALELESRGYDWVLEEFAAAEVGV, encoded by the coding sequence ATGATTATTGAAAATAGTGAAGTTGTGCTGTCAGTAAGGAATCTGACGGCTAATGTTGATGGAACACCGATTCTTAAGGGTGTAAATCTTGAGGTGCGATCGGGTGAGATTCATGCGATCATGGGGCCGAATGGTTCTGGTAAGAGTACCTTTTCTAAGGTGTTGGCTGGGCATCCGGCGTATGAGGTGACTGGCGGTGAGGTGATTTTTCAGGGGCAAAATTTGTTGGAGTTGGAACCGGAGGAACGCGCAAGAAGTGGTGTATTTTTGGCGTTTCAGTATCCGTTAGAAATTCCGGGTGTGAGCAATTTGGATTTCTTGCGGGTGGCGTACAATTCTCGTCGCAAGGCGCAAGGTTTAGAGGAAATAGACGCTTTTGATTTTGACGATTTGATTGAGGAAAAGCTGGATGTGGTGAAGATGAATGCCAGTTTTCTCAGTCGCAGTTTGAATGAAGGGTTTTCTGGTGGTGAGAAAAAGCGGAATGAAATTCTGCAAATGGCGTTGCTGGAACCAAAGTTAGGAATTTTGGATGAAACTGATTCGGGTTTGGATATTGACGCGCTCCGAATTGTGGCGAATGGGGTAAATCAACTGGCAAGTCCAGAAAATTCTACAATTTTGATTACTCACTACCAACGGTTACTCGATTATATTGTGCCTGATTTTGTGCATGTGATGGCACAGGGGCAGATTATTACCAGTGGTGGTAAAGAACTGGCGCTGGAATTAGAGTCTCGCGGTTATGACTGGGTGCTAGAAGAATTTGCAGCTGCTGAGGTGGGTGTGTAA
- a CDS encoding tetratricopeptide repeat protein: MYKPTSIVLSVVLLGCFSLTIPSVAHAQVLVAQGKNPELKQLLEEGRRLVDTGDYGGAIAVYQQAARLDAKNAKIHSGIGYLYAQQGNYQAALTAYRRAIGINPNNSDFYYAVGYIKANLGDTRGAKEGYRRAIQLNRNNVNAYLGLAVTQSRMGDYTAASWAYQQAIDLDKNNAQTYELMGSMYKQRRQAKQANSLLQKARDLYKRRNDSDGVNRVEAMLRQLGG, translated from the coding sequence GTGTACAAGCCAACATCAATTGTGCTGAGTGTGGTGTTATTAGGATGTTTTTCTTTGACTATACCTTCAGTGGCTCATGCTCAGGTATTAGTGGCGCAAGGCAAAAACCCAGAGTTAAAGCAATTACTAGAAGAAGGACGGAGGTTAGTGGATACGGGCGATTATGGTGGTGCGATCGCAGTTTATCAGCAAGCAGCTAGGCTAGATGCCAAAAATGCTAAAATTCATTCAGGTATTGGGTATTTATACGCCCAACAGGGAAATTACCAGGCGGCATTAACAGCTTATCGTCGTGCGATCGGTATTAACCCTAACAATAGTGATTTTTACTACGCGGTGGGTTACATCAAAGCGAATTTGGGCGACACGCGTGGGGCAAAAGAAGGCTATCGTCGTGCCATACAGCTAAACCGTAACAACGTTAACGCCTATTTAGGATTGGCTGTTACCCAATCTCGTATGGGAGACTATACTGCTGCCAGCTGGGCATACCAACAAGCAATCGACTTGGATAAGAACAACGCCCAGACTTATGAGTTAATGGGTTCGATGTATAAACAGCGACGACAAGCCAAACAAGCCAACAGCTTGCTTCAGAAAGCCCGTGACTTGTACAAGCGGCGCAATGACTCAGATGGCGTCAACAGGGTAGAAGCCATGCTGCGACAGTTAGGAGGATGA
- a CDS encoding cysteine desulfurase, which yields MTFTPTKTLADKVRADFPILHQEVNEKPLVYLDNAATSQKPLFVLNTLRDYYEQYNANVHRSAHSLSAKATDAYEGARDKVAKFINAASRQEIVYTRNASEAINLVAYSWGMNNLQPGDEIILSVMEHHSNIVPWQLVAQKTGAVLKFVELTPEETFDLEQFKKLISEKTKLVSVVHISNALGCINPAEEIGALAHSYGAKFLVDACQSVPHFPVDVQKIDCDWLVASGHKMCAPTGIGFLYGKLELLESMPPFFGGGEMISEVYLDHSTYAELPHKFEAGTPAIGEAIALGAAIDYLSSIGMDKIHAYEAELTAYLFQQLEQIPQIRIYGPKPNAKGEGRAALASFTAGEVHANDLSTLLDQEGVAIRSGHHCTQPLHRYLGLAATARASLSFYNTREEIDIFIKALKETLDFFAGFLA from the coding sequence ATGACTTTTACTCCTACCAAAACCCTTGCTGATAAAGTTCGCGCTGACTTCCCGATATTGCATCAGGAAGTCAATGAGAAACCCTTGGTTTATCTCGATAATGCTGCGACATCCCAAAAGCCTTTGTTCGTATTAAATACCCTGCGGGATTATTACGAGCAATATAATGCTAACGTGCATCGAAGTGCCCATTCTCTGAGTGCTAAAGCTACTGATGCTTATGAAGGTGCTAGAGATAAAGTTGCCAAATTCATCAATGCTGCATCGCGTCAGGAAATCGTCTACACCCGCAACGCAAGCGAAGCGATTAACCTAGTAGCCTATAGCTGGGGAATGAATAATTTGCAGCCGGGAGATGAAATTATTCTGTCGGTGATGGAACACCATAGTAATATTGTGCCTTGGCAATTGGTGGCACAAAAAACGGGTGCTGTACTTAAATTTGTAGAATTAACACCAGAAGAAACTTTTGATTTAGAACAGTTTAAAAAGCTGATTTCTGAGAAAACTAAGCTGGTGTCGGTGGTGCATATTTCTAATGCTTTGGGTTGCATTAATCCAGCGGAAGAAATTGGTGCGCTCGCTCACAGCTACGGTGCTAAATTCTTAGTTGATGCTTGCCAAAGTGTTCCCCACTTTCCTGTGGATGTACAGAAAATAGATTGTGATTGGTTGGTAGCATCCGGCCATAAAATGTGCGCTCCAACTGGGATAGGATTTCTATATGGCAAGTTAGAATTATTGGAATCAATGCCACCATTTTTTGGTGGTGGTGAGATGATTTCAGAGGTGTATTTAGACCATTCAACTTATGCAGAATTGCCACATAAATTTGAAGCTGGTACACCTGCAATTGGAGAAGCGATCGCACTTGGTGCTGCGATAGACTATCTTAGCAGTATCGGCATGGATAAAATCCACGCCTACGAAGCAGAATTAACGGCTTATTTGTTCCAACAATTAGAGCAGATTCCCCAAATTAGAATTTACGGCCCCAAACCAAATGCGAAAGGTGAAGGGAGAGCCGCTCTTGCGTCGTTCACCGCCGGGGAAGTTCACGCTAACGACTTATCTACATTATTAGATCAAGAAGGCGTTGCCATTCGTTCTGGACACCACTGTACTCAACCATTACACCGTTACTTAGGTCTTGCTGCAACCGCACGAGCAAGTCTATCTTTCTACAACACCCGCGAGGAAATTGATATTTTCATCAAAGCACTGAAAGAAACTCTGGACTTTTTTGCAGGTTTCCTTGCTTAA
- a CDS encoding YbjQ family protein, whose protein sequence is MIITTTDVIQGAVIESYLGIVTAEVVYGSNFLRDFLAGIRDIIGGRTGSYERLFEQGQRKALEELEQRAQRLGANAVIGIEIDTGTINLDQSGVLLLITATGTAVRMR, encoded by the coding sequence ATGATTATAACTACCACTGATGTGATTCAAGGAGCCGTTATTGAGTCATATTTAGGCATTGTGACAGCAGAAGTAGTCTACGGTAGCAATTTCTTGCGGGATTTTTTGGCGGGTATTCGAGATATTATTGGTGGACGCACTGGTAGCTATGAGCGTCTATTTGAGCAGGGTCAACGCAAGGCATTAGAAGAATTAGAACAACGAGCACAACGTTTAGGAGCAAATGCTGTGATTGGGATTGAAATTGATACTGGCACAATTAATCTTGACCAGTCAGGAGTTCTTTTGCTGATTACTGCCACAGGCACTGCTGTGAGGATGCGTTAA
- a CDS encoding addiction module protein, whose protein sequence is MDPILKVDISELSVSERIQLAEDLWDSILTTPDEVPLNDEQKQELDRRLEMHSQNPNRGSTWQSVKQRLGLPE, encoded by the coding sequence ATGGACCCTATATTAAAAGTTGATATTTCTGAACTAAGTGTATCTGAACGTATACAGCTTGCCGAGGACTTATGGGACAGCATTCTTACTACACCCGATGAAGTTCCTCTCAACGATGAGCAAAAACAAGAATTAGATAGACGCTTGGAGATGCATAGCCAAAACCCAAACCGAGGTTCAACCTGGCAATCGGTGAAGCAAAGACTAGGTTTACCTGAATGA
- the sufB gene encoding Fe-S cluster assembly protein SufB: MSATVKTLVNQPYKYGFVTDIEADTIPRGLDEDVIRLISSKKNEPQFMLDFRLRAYRQWQKMTEPTWPNVKYPPINYQDIIYYSAPKRKKEKLNSLDEVDPTLLETFEKLGISLSEQKRLANVAVDAIFDSVSVATTFKEKLAEDGVIFCSFSEALQEHPELIKKYLGSVVTIADNYFAALNAAVFSDGSFVYIPKGVKCPMELSTYFRINSGDTGQFERTLIVAEEGSYVSYLEGCTAPMYDSNQLHAAVVELVALDNAEIKYSTVQNWYAGDANGKGGIYNFVTKRGLCQGVNSKISWTQVETGSAITWKYPSCVLVGDNSVGEFYSVALTNHQQQADTGSKMIHVGKNTRSTIISKGISAGNSSNSYRGLVKVNPTAKGARNYSQCDSMLIGDNAHANTFPYIQVQNNGAKVEHEASTSKIGEDQLFYFAQRGISSEDAISMMISGFCKDVFNQLPMEFAVEADKLLSLKLEGSVG; the protein is encoded by the coding sequence ATGAGTGCCACTGTCAAAACCTTAGTCAACCAACCCTACAAGTACGGCTTTGTCACGGACATTGAGGCCGACACTATTCCGCGTGGACTAGACGAGGACGTTATCCGCTTGATCTCCTCTAAGAAGAACGAGCCGCAGTTCATGCTGGACTTTCGCCTCAGAGCTTATCGCCAGTGGCAAAAAATGACGGAACCAACTTGGCCGAATGTCAAGTATCCGCCTATAAATTATCAGGATATCATTTATTACTCAGCGCCAAAACGCAAGAAAGAAAAACTAAACAGCTTGGATGAAGTTGATCCAACCCTTTTAGAAACCTTCGAGAAGTTAGGCATTTCTCTATCTGAACAGAAACGACTGGCAAATGTCGCCGTTGATGCAATTTTCGATAGCGTTTCTGTCGCTACTACATTTAAAGAAAAGCTAGCGGAAGACGGCGTTATTTTCTGTTCGTTTTCCGAAGCGTTGCAAGAACACCCAGAACTGATCAAAAAATACTTGGGTAGCGTTGTTACCATCGCTGACAATTATTTTGCCGCCTTGAACGCCGCCGTATTTAGCGATGGTTCTTTTGTCTACATTCCTAAAGGCGTAAAATGCCCAATGGAACTGTCTACCTACTTCCGCATCAACTCTGGTGACACGGGACAATTTGAGCGGACTTTGATTGTCGCCGAAGAAGGTAGTTATGTTTCTTACCTCGAAGGTTGCACCGCCCCGATGTATGACAGCAACCAACTACACGCCGCAGTTGTGGAACTTGTCGCCCTCGACAACGCGGAAATTAAATACTCCACCGTCCAAAACTGGTACGCTGGCGATGCCAACGGTAAAGGCGGTATTTACAACTTTGTCACCAAGCGCGGTTTGTGTCAGGGCGTAAATTCCAAGATTTCCTGGACTCAAGTAGAAACAGGTTCGGCAATTACTTGGAAATATCCTAGCTGTGTGTTGGTGGGTGATAATTCTGTGGGTGAGTTTTACTCGGTGGCGCTGACAAATCATCAGCAGCAAGCTGATACGGGTAGTAAGATGATTCACGTAGGTAAGAATACCCGCAGTACAATTATTTCTAAAGGAATCTCCGCAGGTAATTCTAGTAATAGCTATCGGGGTTTGGTGAAAGTTAACCCGACGGCTAAAGGGGCGAGAAATTATTCTCAGTGTGACTCAATGCTGATTGGGGATAATGCCCATGCCAACACTTTCCCTTATATTCAGGTGCAAAATAACGGTGCGAAGGTGGAGCATGAAGCTTCTACTTCTAAGATTGGGGAAGATCAGTTATTTTACTTTGCTCAACGGGGTATTTCTTCTGAAGATGCTATTTCGATGATGATTAGCGGCTTCTGTAAGGATGTTTTCAATCAGCTACCGATGGAGTTTGCTGTGGAAGCTGATAAGTTGTTGAGTTTGAAGTTGGAAGGCAGTGTTGGATAA
- a CDS encoding TM2 domain-containing protein yields MSNLNPSHPTKQLLAGYCAIILGGFGVHKFILGYAPEGFIMLVISVVGGSFTYGIALLIMLLVGLIEGMIYLNKPPEEFVNTYFVNKQGWF; encoded by the coding sequence ATGTCAAATCTCAACCCCAGTCACCCTACCAAACAACTTCTAGCTGGTTACTGTGCCATTATCCTTGGAGGATTTGGGGTTCATAAATTTATTTTAGGATACGCTCCAGAAGGCTTTATCATGTTGGTGATTTCTGTAGTCGGAGGTTCTTTTACCTACGGAATTGCCTTGTTAATTATGCTACTTGTGGGTTTAATTGAAGGCATGATTTACTTGAATAAGCCCCCTGAAGAATTTGTAAATACTTACTTTGTGAATAAGCAGGGCTGGTTCTAG
- a CDS encoding Uma2 family endonuclease, with the protein MLNYNPLHCLPSAEDLPDSDYTPVDNELQDLIPSLLKAILACLWTNRMDWFFGVDMGIYYDPELPPIVPDGFLSLGVERVFDENLRLSYVLWEEKVMPIVALEVVSHKRRGEYSTKKKMYAEMEILYYVVYNPQRRRKAPLEVYRLVNGEYVLQRGNPVWLTEIGLAIGHERGTYQGITRDWLYWYDKQGIRYLTPEERAIAAEERATTAEQRAQRLAQELRKLGIDPDSLS; encoded by the coding sequence ATGTTAAATTACAACCCATTGCACTGCTTACCCTCCGCCGAGGATCTGCCCGATTCAGACTATACACCTGTGGACAATGAACTACAAGATTTAATTCCCAGTTTACTCAAAGCCATCCTCGCTTGCTTATGGACAAACCGGATGGATTGGTTTTTTGGGGTTGATATGGGGATATATTACGATCCCGAATTACCGCCGATTGTACCCGATGGGTTTTTAAGCTTAGGAGTCGAGCGAGTTTTTGATGAGAACTTGCGCTTGAGTTATGTGTTGTGGGAAGAAAAGGTGATGCCAATCGTGGCGCTGGAGGTGGTTTCTCATAAACGGCGTGGGGAATACAGCACCAAAAAGAAAATGTATGCTGAGATGGAGATTTTGTATTATGTTGTTTACAATCCCCAACGCCGTAGAAAAGCGCCTTTAGAAGTTTATCGGTTAGTAAATGGGGAATATGTATTGCAGCGAGGAAATCCTGTTTGGTTAACAGAGATAGGTTTAGCAATTGGTCATGAACGGGGAACTTATCAGGGAATTACGCGGGATTGGTTGTATTGGTATGACAAACAAGGTATCAGATATTTAACACCAGAAGAACGAGCGATCGCTGCCGAAGAACGCGCTACCACTGCTGAACAACGCGCTCAAAGACTGGCACAGGAATTGCGAAAATTAGGGATAGATCCAGATTCTTTGAGTTGA
- a CDS encoding PQ-loop domain-containing transporter, translating into MREIVTFLFGLGFVFNASLFVPQAIRIVRTKSAQNISLITFAGFNIIQFNSVLYGYYYKDQILMYGNLVSFLACGTVTLLAIYYRKG; encoded by the coding sequence ATGAGAGAAATAGTTACTTTTTTATTCGGCTTAGGTTTTGTATTTAACGCTAGTTTATTTGTCCCCCAAGCTATTAGAATCGTCAGAACTAAAAGTGCTCAAAATATCTCTTTAATAACTTTTGCTGGCTTTAATATTATTCAATTTAACAGTGTTCTTTATGGTTATTATTACAAAGATCAAATTTTGATGTATGGTAATTTAGTTAGTTTTCTTGCCTGTGGAACAGTAACATTATTGGCAATATATTACAGAAAAGGATAA
- the sufD gene encoding Fe-S cluster assembly protein SufD: MNIQVSPSPIPNSNAVSLTSMLDRDDYLTGLLNQVTATKTEGWLQELRQSAANWVRHSIIPTTREEEWRFTDLSSLRKVQFNIEAGNFASLEFEILPEAANSRLVFVNGVYAPELSAVSDFPSGIVVSNLAGLSVVEQQAVQQYLAQAEGAQEVFTALNTAGITDAAVVWVKKNVVVETPIHLVFISVAGETATISQPRCLVVAESGSQVTLVEEYTNRLRGASRREDAKSAKEEAVYFTNAVTEVWVGDNAEVSHTRVEQEGAEAFHIGKTAIAQARDSRYTCHAITLGAKLSRHNLEILQTGEQTQTTLNSLTIISGKQLSDTHSAIALNYPHGTSDQLHKCIVGDRAHAVFNGKVFVPKPAQLTNASQLNRNLLLSSKARVDTKPQLEITADNVKCAHGATVSQLEDDEIFYLQSRGIDENDARKLLINAFAAEVINQIPIPSLRQILLNTVNNLKSLTNE, encoded by the coding sequence ATGAATATTCAAGTATCTCCTAGTCCAATACCTAATTCAAATGCAGTCAGTTTGACATCGATGTTAGATAGAGATGATTATCTGACTGGGTTGTTAAATCAAGTAACAGCGACTAAAACAGAAGGTTGGTTGCAGGAATTACGCCAAAGTGCTGCTAATTGGGTACGCCACTCGATTATCCCGACTACCCGCGAGGAAGAATGGCGATTTACTGATTTGTCGTCTTTGCGAAAGGTGCAATTTAATATAGAGGCGGGAAATTTTGCGTCTCTAGAATTTGAGATTTTGCCAGAAGCGGCTAATAGTCGTTTGGTATTTGTTAATGGCGTTTATGCGCCGGAGTTATCCGCAGTTTCAGATTTCCCATCTGGAATTGTGGTAAGTAATTTGGCTGGCTTGTCTGTGGTTGAGCAGCAAGCTGTACAGCAATATTTAGCTCAAGCTGAGGGAGCGCAGGAAGTTTTTACTGCTCTCAATACGGCTGGGATAACTGATGCAGCTGTGGTGTGGGTGAAAAAGAATGTGGTAGTTGAAACGCCAATTCATTTGGTGTTTATTTCGGTTGCGGGGGAAACGGCGACGATTTCGCAGCCGCGTTGTTTGGTGGTGGCGGAAAGTGGTTCGCAAGTGACGTTGGTTGAAGAGTATACGAACCGCCTTCGCGGAGCGTCTCGTAGAGAAGACGCTAAGAGCGCCAAGGAAGAAGCAGTATATTTTACTAACGCGGTTACGGAAGTGTGGGTTGGTGACAATGCGGAAGTGAGTCACACTAGGGTTGAGCAAGAAGGTGCAGAGGCTTTTCATATTGGGAAGACTGCGATCGCACAGGCTCGTGATAGTCGATATACTTGTCATGCCATAACTTTAGGTGCGAAGTTGTCACGGCACAATTTGGAGATTTTGCAAACTGGTGAGCAGACACAAACCACTCTCAATAGTTTAACGATAATTTCTGGTAAACAGTTGTCTGATACTCACAGTGCGATCGCACTCAATTATCCCCACGGTACAAGTGACCAATTGCATAAATGTATTGTAGGCGATCGCGCTCATGCGGTGTTCAATGGTAAAGTTTTTGTACCCAAACCAGCGCAGTTAACAAATGCATCCCAGTTGAATCGCAATTTGCTGCTATCGTCTAAAGCCAGAGTTGATACCAAACCCCAATTGGAAATTACTGCCGATAATGTCAAATGCGCTCACGGTGCTACTGTTAGCCAATTAGAAGATGACGAAATATTCTATCTGCAAAGTCGGGGAATTGATGAAAACGATGCTCGGAAGTTGTTAATTAACGCCTTCGCTGCTGAAGTTATCAACCAAATACCGATTCCCTCTCTGCGACAAATCCTTTTAAACACAGTGAATAATCTCAAGTCCCTGACTAATGAGTAA
- a CDS encoding Uma2 family endonuclease produces MGSLQEKLKRYIYSDFTLDRVRKTFGLTISDKIDIFASVHEVECPTLLAEVLRENVPLALASNTKKSRSEMIIAPILIAVRKYLNNQISLFSDIDFTVDSAQGLNGNCDFIISRLPELLILNTPVVTIVEAQKENLNAGRGKQTLDLENDPSPDLAIEIDITSSSVNKLGIYSALGVTELWRYDGQNLKFYQLIEGQYVECKFSIAFPIVLISEISRFIEQSKSMGKITLLKSFHAWVRKKIN; encoded by the coding sequence TTGGGTTCTTTACAAGAGAAACTAAAGCGCTATATATACAGTGACTTTACTTTAGACCGAGTTAGAAAAACCTTTGGTTTAACTATTTCTGATAAAATTGATATATTTGCATCTGTACATGAAGTAGAGTGTCCAACATTACTTGCAGAAGTATTGCGGGAAAATGTACCTTTGGCTCTTGCTAGTAATACTAAAAAATCCCGTTCAGAGATGATTATTGCACCTATTTTAATTGCTGTAAGGAAATATTTAAATAATCAAATAAGTTTATTTTCTGATATCGATTTTACTGTTGATTCAGCACAAGGTTTAAATGGAAATTGCGATTTTATTATTAGCCGTTTACCAGAGTTACTAATTCTGAATACACCAGTTGTCACAATTGTAGAAGCTCAGAAAGAAAATCTCAATGCAGGTAGGGGTAAGCAAACTTTAGATTTAGAAAATGATCCGTCACCTGACTTAGCAATTGAGATTGACATTACCAGTAGTTCAGTTAACAAATTGGGGATTTATTCAGCGTTGGGTGTAACTGAACTTTGGAGATACGACGGGCAAAATTTAAAATTTTATCAGTTGATAGAAGGGCAATATGTAGAGTGTAAGTTTAGTATTGCCTTTCCTATAGTTTTAATAAGTGAGATAAGCAGATTCATAGAGCAAAGTAAAAGTATGGGAAAAATTACTTTGCTGAAATCCTTTCATGCTTGGGTCAGGAAGAAGATAAACTAA
- a CDS encoding type II toxin-antitoxin system RelE/ParE family toxin codes for MSYQLIISPEAELDIQDAFEWYEQRDSGVGSEFVRAVDSCLALIGRNPSAYPVVYRQARRLLIRRFPYGVIYVVEENVITVIACYHVKRNPKQWQSRNI; via the coding sequence ATGAGCTATCAGTTAATAATTAGTCCAGAAGCAGAACTGGATATTCAAGATGCTTTTGAATGGTATGAACAACGTGATTCTGGAGTAGGTTCGGAGTTTGTACGTGCAGTTGATAGCTGTTTAGCATTAATCGGACGTAACCCTTCAGCTTATCCCGTGGTGTATCGACAAGCGCGGCGATTATTAATACGTAGGTTTCCCTATGGTGTTATTTATGTTGTAGAAGAAAATGTCATCACTGTAATTGCTTGTTACCACGTCAAACGTAATCCTAAACAATGGCAGAGCAGGAATATTTGA